The stretch of DNA ATCACCAGCCGCCGCCAGCGTCGGGCCGGCGAACCTGACCACGGCGCAGGTCTTCATGCGCTTTGGCCTGACCGCGACCATCCGCGTTGCCGGCCAGCCCGACAAGCGTCAACCCGTGAGCCTGCCGATTTTTCCGACGGCGGCGCCGCAGCTCGACGACCAGACCGCTGCGCCGCCGCTCGGCAGCACGGCATTGATGGCGCCATGAGCGACTCAGCCGCCCAGCCACCCGCCGTCGCGCTCGACCTCGAGGTGCTGCTCGCGCCGTCCGCCGGTCCGTCCGGCACCGGACCCGATCTGCGCTTCGACCCGATCTACAGCGCGATTGTGGAAGCGCGCCGCGAAGAGAATCTGCGCCTGCCGCAAGGCGTTTGGACGCGCGAGATCAAACGCTCGGATTGGCCCCTGGTCGAGCAACTGTGCGGCGAAGTGCTGCGTGAACGCAGCAAGGATCTCCAGGTCGCGAGCTGGCTCACCGAGGCCTGGATTCATCGGCGCGGCTTCGCCGGTCTCGCCCCCGGACTCCGTCTGCTCGCCGCGCTCTGCCGGCGCTTCTGGCCCGATCTTCATCCGCAGATCGACGAGGGCGACTTGGGACCGCGCCTTGCGCCTTTCGAATGGTTGAACACCCGCATCCCGATCCTGTTGCGCAACCTGCCGGTCGTCGTTGCGGCCGGCAACGCCGACGAATCCTACACCTGGACCGACTACGTCAATGCGCAGCTGCTCGAAGGCTTGCGCCAGCGTGATCCGAAAGCGGTCGAGCGCTCCGAAGCCGCCGGCGCCGTGACACTCGCGGCCTTCGCGACCGTGCGCACGCGCACCGAGACGAAGTTCTGGAATCAGATGAACGCGGGGCTGGCCGCGGCCCGCAGCGCGCTGATCGCCCTCGATGAGGTCCTCGCCACGGCGTGCGGTCGCGACGCCCCGGGCCTCGGCGCCATCGCCGACGCGCTCCGCGACCTCTCCAACCTGGCTTCGGCCGCGCTCTCCGAACGCCAGCCCCCAACGCTGCCGCAGCGGCTGTTTGCCCGGGTCTCGAGTAACCCGGCCGCGGCCCCAGCCGGAGCCCCGCCACCGGCAATCGAGCGGCCAACCCGGGAAAACGCTTACGCGCGCTTGCTCGAAATCGCCGACTTGCTCCAGGCGCTCGAGCCGCATAGCCCCGTGCCATATCTGATCCGGCGTGCGATCGAATGGGGCGACATGTCCTTCGCCCAGCTCGTGATGAATTTTTCGCACGCCGGGCTCCAGCTCGACCAGTTAATCGACGTGCTCGGGCTCGGTGCGATGGCTGACGAGGCCGAAGACGCCGCCGGCGACCGTCGCAAGCCTTGAGCCGGAGATCTTCCGGAACTGGACGCTCAGCCGGACTCAGGCTGACCCGCAGTTGACTGTCCTTGACAAGCAGTCATCCAAATAGGTAATAGCCCGTACGGGTAACAGCGAGCGAGGCGCACGCCCAACTCCAAATTCATCGAGGAAACCATGGCTGAAAGCACGCAACAAAAGCTCTCCCGCGTCCGCCCGCCGCGCGTGCAGATTACTTACGATGTCGAGACCGGCGGCGCGATCCAGAAAAAGGAGCTGCCCTTCATCGTCGGCATTCTCGCCGATCTGGCCGGCCAGCCCGATCCTGACAACCCGCTGCCCAAGCTCAAGGAGCGGAAATTTGTCGAGATCGACCGCGACAATTTCGACGCCGTCCTCGAGGCGACCGCGCCGCGCATCGCGTTCCGTGTCCCGGACCGGCTGAAGAAAGATTCCACCGAGATGCACAACGTGCTGTTGAACTTTACCCGGATGTCGGATTTCGATCCGGTCAACGTCGTCAAGCAAATCCCCGCGCTCAACGACCTTTTTGTCGCGCGCAACCGCTTGAATGATCTCCTCGCCAAGCTCGACGGTAACGACCACCTCGACGCCATTCTGAGCGCGGTGCTCGCCGATACCGAGCAACAGAAAAAGCTGCGCGGCGAACTGACTCTCGCGCTGGCCAAGCCCGAAGCGCCGGCCACGCCCGACGCGCCGGCCAAGCCCGCGTCCTGAGGGGGCGGCCGCCGTCACGTTAAAGCATCGTCAATTGATGGAATCCCTGGAGAATAGCGATGGCCGATGAGAAAAAGCCCGCCACCCAAACCGCCACAGCCCAAGCCGCGGCCCCGCAAGCCGCGACCGCTATCACCCTGCTCGATCGCATCCTGGTCGAGGGTAAGCTCGTCCGCAAGGACGCCGAGCCCGAGGTCCAGGCCAAGGCCGTCGATCTGCTGCAAAAATTCGTCGATCAGGTCGTCGACAAGGCCAGCACCGCCAGTACCGACCTGGTCCAGCATATAAACGATTGCATCGCCGATCTCGACGATTTGATCAGCGGCCAGCTTAACGAGGTGATGCATCACCCGGAGTTTCAGCGCCTCGAAGCCTCCTGGCGCGGCCTCAACGATCTGGTCATGAACACCGAGACCGGGACAAGGTTGAAGTTGCGCCTGATGAACGTCAGCAAGAATGATCTGCTCAAGGATCTGAAGAGCGCCACCGAGTTTGATCAGAGCGCATTGTTCAAAAAGGTCTACGAGGAAGAATACGGCACCTTCGGCGGCAATCCTTACAGCGTCCTCGTCGGCGATTATGAATTTGGCCCGAATAATCAGGACGTCTTGCTGCTGACCAAAATCTCCAACGTGGCGGCTTCGGCGCATGCCCCGTTCATCGCCGCGGCCAGCCCCACGATGTTTTTTATGGAAGGCTTCACCGAGCTGCCCGCGCCGCGCGACCTCGCGAAGATCTTCGAGAGCAGCGACTTTGCCGATTGGCGGGCCTTTCGCGAGAGCGAGGATAGCCGCTACGTCGCCCTGACCATGCCGCGGGTCCTGCAACGTCTGCCCTACGGGCCCGACACCGTGCCGGTCGAGGGCATGTCGTTCGTCGAGGACGTCGACGGCACCGACCACGGCAAATATCTGTGGGGTAGCGCCGCCTACAAGCTCGCGCTGCGCGTGACTAACGCCTATTCCCTCTATGGCTGGACCGCGGCGATCCGTGGCGTCGAGGGCGGCGGCCTCGTCGAGAGCCTGCCAAGCCACAGTTACAAGGTCTACAAGAACGGCCACGACAACACCAAAGCACTCTATTGCCCGACCGAAACCGCCATCACCGATCGCCGCGAGAAGGAACTCAATGATCTTGGCTTCATCG from Candidatus Binataceae bacterium encodes:
- the tssB gene encoding type VI secretion system contractile sheath small subunit, translated to MAESTQQKLSRVRPPRVQITYDVETGGAIQKKELPFIVGILADLAGQPDPDNPLPKLKERKFVEIDRDNFDAVLEATAPRIAFRVPDRLKKDSTEMHNVLLNFTRMSDFDPVNVVKQIPALNDLFVARNRLNDLLAKLDGNDHLDAILSAVLADTEQQKKLRGELTLALAKPEAPATPDAPAKPAS
- the tssC gene encoding type VI secretion system contractile sheath large subunit is translated as MADEKKPATQTATAQAAAPQAATAITLLDRILVEGKLVRKDAEPEVQAKAVDLLQKFVDQVVDKASTASTDLVQHINDCIADLDDLISGQLNEVMHHPEFQRLEASWRGLNDLVMNTETGTRLKLRLMNVSKNDLLKDLKSATEFDQSALFKKVYEEEYGTFGGNPYSVLVGDYEFGPNNQDVLLLTKISNVAASAHAPFIAAASPTMFFMEGFTELPAPRDLAKIFESSDFADWRAFRESEDSRYVALTMPRVLQRLPYGPDTVPVEGMSFVEDVDGTDHGKYLWGSAAYKLALRVTNAYSLYGWTAAIRGVEGGGLVESLPSHSYKVYKNGHDNTKALYCPTETAITDRREKELNDLGFIALLHHKGENFAAFFGGQTAQQAKTNWNTDSANANSRISAMLPYVLTASRFAHYIKAMMRDKIGSFMTKENVQTFLNTWIGDYVLGKDDAGQSLKARYPLREARVDVFDTPGKPGVYTATVFLRPHFQLEELTASIRLVAELPPPVAA
- the tssA gene encoding type VI secretion system protein TssA; this translates as MSDSAAQPPAVALDLEVLLAPSAGPSGTGPDLRFDPIYSAIVEARREENLRLPQGVWTREIKRSDWPLVEQLCGEVLRERSKDLQVASWLTEAWIHRRGFAGLAPGLRLLAALCRRFWPDLHPQIDEGDLGPRLAPFEWLNTRIPILLRNLPVVVAAGNADESYTWTDYVNAQLLEGLRQRDPKAVERSEAAGAVTLAAFATVRTRTETKFWNQMNAGLAAARSALIALDEVLATACGRDAPGLGAIADALRDLSNLASAALSERQPPTLPQRLFARVSSNPAAAPAGAPPPAIERPTRENAYARLLEIADLLQALEPHSPVPYLIRRAIEWGDMSFAQLVMNFSHAGLQLDQLIDVLGLGAMADEAEDAAGDRRKP